The window ACCCTTAATAAGCAGAGCCCACAGGCAGGGGCAGAATACTTGACCCGGCTGCGTTGCTGGTTCTGCCATAGGTGAGTAAACTCTTCAACGCTCAAGATGCCTCGGCCGACTTGAACCAGAATCCCCATGATGAGGCGTACCATCCCGTAGAGGAAACCGCTGGCCTGCAGCTCAACTGTTACAAATGCGTCTTGGCGACGACACTCAGCAGAGTGCAAATCGACCCAAGAATGAGCGCGCCCGGAGCCAGCTCGATGAAAGGCTGCTAGATCGTGATGGCCCACGAGGGGATCTAGGGCTGCCTGAATGCAGTCTTCGTCGAGGGGCTCATAGTAATAGTGCCAGGCGAATGGACGGACAAAGAGATTCGGTACTGTATCTGTGTAGAGGGTGTACCGGTACCGCCGCCACCGTGCAGAAAACTGAGCGTGCCAATCATCTGGAACGTGAGCTGAAGCCCGGATGAGAACATCATCCGGAAGGCGATGGTTGAGAATGCTGGCCCATCGACAAGCTGGAATGGTCGCGGGCGCATTAAAATGAGCCACTTGAGCCGCTGCATGAACCCCTGCATCGGTTCTTCCGGCACCATAGAGCGTGACCGGACAACCAATGATGTTGGCAATTGCCGTTTCGATGTCGCCTTGAACGGTGCGCTCTTTTAGCTGGCGCTGCCACCCATGAAAACGGGTGCCAACGTACTGAATGACCAGGGCAATCCGTTGGAGTTGTTGCCAACGTCCTGTGCTATCAGCACTTAGCTGCGT is drawn from Leptolyngbya sp. SIO1E4 and contains these coding sequences:
- the truA gene encoding tRNA pseudouridine(38-40) synthase TruA — protein: MPQVDSLQTQLSADSTGRWQQLQRIALVIQYVGTRFHGWQRQLKERTVQGDIETAIANIIGCPVTLYGAGRTDAGVHAAAQVAHFNAPATIPACRWASILNHRLPDDVLIRASAHVPDDWHAQFSARWRRYRYTLYTDTVPNLFVRPFAWHYYYEPLDEDCIQAALDPLVGHHDLAAFHRAGSGRAHSWVDLHSAECRRQDAFVTVELQASGFLYGMVRLIMGILVQVGRGILSVEEFTHLWQNQQRSRVKYSAPACGLCLLRVGYDHFPFAPSVWYDTQPQFYLPQFSPPLAV